The Sphingosinicellaceae bacterium genome includes the window CTGGAACCTCGTCCATAATTCTGGCGGCTCCAGCGGCGGGGCGGCGGCGGCAACCGCGGCGGGGATCGTGCCGCTCGCCCATGCCAACGACGGCGGCGGCTCGACGCGCATCCCGGCCGCGTGCTGCGGACTGTTCGGCATGAAACCCTCGCGCGGTCGCGTGCCGATCGGTCCGGACGTGGACGAGGGGCTCAGCGGCCTCGGCGTCGAGCTGGCCGTCAGTCGGACCGTCCGCGACAGCGCCGCCCTGCTCGATTGCGTCCAGGGCGCGGTCGACGGCGACGCCTACATCATCGCGCCACCGACCGGGCCCTATCTAAAGGAGGTCGGCGCAGACCCCGGAGTGCTGCGTATCGGCCTGATGATCGACGCTTTCGGGGGATCGCGCACGTCTGCGGTCGTCTCCCGGGCGGTGCAGGCGGGCGCGCGCCAATGCACCGACCTCGGCCATCGGGTCGAGATTGCGGAGGTAGGTCTCGGCGTCAGCTGGGACGAGTTTCTGGTCGCCAACGCGCGGATCTGGACGGCCAACCTGGCGGGCGGGATCGGTGCCGTGAGCACCATGACCGGGAGGCCGATCGACCTCTCGACGCTCGAGGAGCAGACTCTTGCCTGCTACGAATACGGGGCGAAGCTGAGCGCCGTCGACCTGCTCCAGGCCTTCGAGGTGCGCAACCGGGTGACGCGAAGCCTCGGGGACTGGTTTACGCGCAACAATGTTCTGATGTCGCCGACATTGCCCGACCTGCCGGCCCCCGTCGGCTGGTTCTCGGATCGCGCGGCCGGTCTCGACGGGCTCGGCTGGACCGAGCTGGTCTTCGGCTACACCCCGTTCACGCCCGCGTTCAACATCGCGGGCCTGCCCGCAATGTCGATGCCGTTGGCGTTCGATCCCGACAGCAACCTGCCGATCGGCATCCAGTTCGCCGCCGGCACCGGCCGCGAGGACGTACTGTTTCGCCTTGCCGGCCAGCTGGAGCGGGCCATGCCCTGGGCATCCCGTCATCCTACCGTCTGGGCCGGAACTGCCTGACGCGGACGCGCTGAGGGCACATTGTCGATTCCGTCCAATACTCGCGGCGCTGGATCGCTAGGTTCGTCTTGCTGCCGAGGGCATTCGGCGGCCTAGCAGGCGGAGACCCAAGCGTGGTGCTGGGCCTACAACGCACCCACAGTGCCGGCCTGCTCCTGGGTAGTTCCGGGCGCGCGGTACACGCCGCACACCCCCTCTGCGACCGCAGACTGCGCTGGTCCTGCTGGACGGCGCTGTCCGCGCAGACCGCTAACCGGCGCTTCGCCCGGCCGGCGGCGATGAGCATCGAAACGCGTGTCGAGCTGTCGATGTGACACCGGGCCGGGCCCTCGAGCGCGTGCTCGATACAATCTCGGCGGAGGCCCCCGAAGCGGTGCAGCGCGGACGGTTCGCGCTCGTCGAGGCGCTCGGCTGGACGAAGACGACGACCTGGCCCGTCGTGCGGCAGTTCAGCGGGCTCGCCGAAGGCGCTCCGTTCGAGCTGATCTGGCGTCCGGGCCGGCCGGGCCTGTACTGGACTGCGGAGCCGGCGGCGTCCGAGCTGGCGCGCGACCGGCGTATCGAGCGGTCGGTCGAACTTGTCGAGACGATCGGGGGCAGGCTCGACGCGCCGACCCGGCAGCTCGCGCTCGCGACGGCCAACGCCTCGTCGGCAAACTGGCCTGTGTGGGTCGCGGG containing:
- a CDS encoding amidase, which translates into the protein MQLSDYVSYDALGLAELVRARAVTPSELVEAAIEACKAVNPAIGAVVETWQADMPEAIASLAPEAPFRGVPFLIKDLVLHMAGRKIEMGSRLAAGLVAPEDSHLMARFRAAGLLTFGRTAAPEMGYSCTTESTLHGLTRNPWNLVHNSGGSSGGAAAATAAGIVPLAHANDGGGSTRIPAACCGLFGMKPSRGRVPIGPDVDEGLSGLGVELAVSRTVRDSAALLDCVQGAVDGDAYIIAPPTGPYLKEVGADPGVLRIGLMIDAFGGSRTSAVVSRAVQAGARQCTDLGHRVEIAEVGLGVSWDEFLVANARIWTANLAGGIGAVSTMTGRPIDLSTLEEQTLACYEYGAKLSAVDLLQAFEVRNRVTRSLGDWFTRNNVLMSPTLPDLPAPVGWFSDRAAGLDGLGWTELVFGYTPFTPAFNIAGLPAMSMPLAFDPDSNLPIGIQFAAGTGREDVLFRLAGQLERAMPWASRHPTVWAGTA